One region of Primulina tabacum isolate GXHZ01 chromosome 1, ASM2559414v2, whole genome shotgun sequence genomic DNA includes:
- the LOC142539495 gene encoding UMP-CMP kinase-like isoform X2 yields the protein MWRRAISLSPLLSSSKSRLLNQSQVAHGFNAWQAFGLQILYTTEAGTSDRGRNPIITFVLGGPGSGKGTQCMKIVETFGFTHLSAGDLLRKEISSDSENGSMILDTIREGKIVPSEMTVKLLQKAIEESKNDRFLIDGFPRSEENRIAYERVIGTEPDIVLFFHCPEEEMMKRVLNRNQGRIDDNIDTVKERLKIDAIGSEDEIFERVRPIFVSLR from the exons ATGTGGAGGCGCGCGATTTCTCTGTCGCCGCTGCTTTCTTCATCAAAATCACGCCTACTCAATCAG AGTCAGGTGGCCCATGGATTTAATGCTTGGCAGGCGTTCGGTTTGCAAATTCTGTATACG ACAGAAGCTGGAACTTCTGATAGAGGAAGAAACCCCATTATAACGTTTGTCTTGg GAGGTCCTGGGAGCGGAAAAGGGACTCAATGTATGAAGATCGTCGAAACGTTTGGGTTCACCCACTTGAGTGCTGGAGATCTATTGAGAAAGGAAATTTCTTCCGACAGTGAAAATGG TTCCATGATCCTCGATACAATCAGGGAAGGAAAAATTGTTCCCTCAGAAATGACAGTAAAGCTGCTACAAAAGGCCATTGAAGAAAGCAAAAATGATAGATTTCTTATTGATGGATTTCCCAGGAGTGAAGAGAACCGCATCGCATATGAACGAGTT ATTGGCACTGAGCCAGATATTGTACTTTTCTTTCATTGTCCTGAAGAAGAAATGATGAAACGAGTGCTAAACCGTAACCAA GGACGAATTGATGATAACATAGACACTGTCAAGGAACGGCTGAAG ATTGATGCCATCGGATCAGAGgatgaaatatttgaaagagtTCGCCCAATTTTTGTTTCCTTGAG GTGA
- the LOC142539495 gene encoding UMP-CMP kinase-like isoform X1: MWRRAISLSPLLSSSKSRLLNQSQVAHGFNAWQAFGLQILYTTEAGTSDRGRNPIITFVLGGPGSGKGTQCMKIVETFGFTHLSAGDLLRKEISSDSENGSMILDTIREGKIVPSEMTVKLLQKAIEESKNDRFLIDGFPRSEENRIAYERVIGTEPDIVLFFHCPEEEMMKRVLNRNQGRIDDNIDTVKERLKVFTALSLPVIKYYSEKGKLYKIDAIGSEDEIFERVRPIFVSLR, encoded by the exons ATGTGGAGGCGCGCGATTTCTCTGTCGCCGCTGCTTTCTTCATCAAAATCACGCCTACTCAATCAG AGTCAGGTGGCCCATGGATTTAATGCTTGGCAGGCGTTCGGTTTGCAAATTCTGTATACG ACAGAAGCTGGAACTTCTGATAGAGGAAGAAACCCCATTATAACGTTTGTCTTGg GAGGTCCTGGGAGCGGAAAAGGGACTCAATGTATGAAGATCGTCGAAACGTTTGGGTTCACCCACTTGAGTGCTGGAGATCTATTGAGAAAGGAAATTTCTTCCGACAGTGAAAATGG TTCCATGATCCTCGATACAATCAGGGAAGGAAAAATTGTTCCCTCAGAAATGACAGTAAAGCTGCTACAAAAGGCCATTGAAGAAAGCAAAAATGATAGATTTCTTATTGATGGATTTCCCAGGAGTGAAGAGAACCGCATCGCATATGAACGAGTT ATTGGCACTGAGCCAGATATTGTACTTTTCTTTCATTGTCCTGAAGAAGAAATGATGAAACGAGTGCTAAACCGTAACCAA GGACGAATTGATGATAACATAGACACTGTCAAGGAACGGCTGAAGGTCTTTACTGCTCTAAGCCTTCCTGTTATCAAGTACTACTCTGAGAAAGGGAAACTTTACAAG ATTGATGCCATCGGATCAGAGgatgaaatatttgaaagagtTCGCCCAATTTTTGTTTCCTTGAG GTGA
- the LOC142539508 gene encoding small ribosomal subunit protein uS10y has protein sequence MAYAAMKPTKPGLEEPLEQIHRIRITLSSKNVKNLEKVCADLVRGAKDKKLRVKGPVRMPTKVLNITTRKSPCGEGTNTWDRFELRVHKRLIDLFSSPDVVKQITSITIEPGVEVEVTIADS, from the exons ATGGCGTACGCAGCTATGAAACCGACGAAGCCTGGGCTGGAAGAGCCTCTGGAGCAGATTCACAGGATCCGTATCACCCTGTCTTCCAAAAACGTGAAGAATCTGGAGAAAG TTTGTGCTGATTTGGTGCGTGGTGCCAAGGACAAAAAGCTCCGGGTAAAGGGACCTGTTAGAATGCCTACCAAGGTTCTTAATATCACGACTAGGAAGTCTCCATGTGGTGAAG GTACTAATACATGGGATAGATTTGAGCTCCGGGTTCACAAGCGATTAATCGATCTTTTTAGCTCTCCAGATGTTGTTAAGCAGATCACCTCAATAACCATCGAACCTGGTGTAGAGGTTGAGGTTACCATTGCTGATTCTTAG
- the LOC142539515 gene encoding chloride conductance regulatory protein ICln-like isoform X1 yields MAAGLRFVTERTGGDAGQPFFDEDNGEELMHMQPGVSIVLGNRPPEFPGTLYISTKRVVWLSDTDRAKGYAVDIVSVSLHAVSRDPETYPSPCIYAQIESGAEDDEMDDSDSDGNNNLDLSKITEMRLVPSDPNQVDTLFAIFCECAELNPDPIEDDDGKGHNWNFGDDQLENEGSDDEDSEFTVSQNSMHTIGANGNNDLSHSVVQLQIDDQRFEDAEESERSDKNGHH; encoded by the exons ATGGCTGCCGGGCTCCGTTTTGTGACTGAAAGAACCGGCGGAGACGCCGGTCAACCATTTTTTGACGAAGACAATGGTGAGGAACTGATGCACATGCAGCCGGGAGTCTCTATCGTTCTCGGCAACCGACCTCCTGAATTCCCCGGCACTCTCTACATCTCCACTAA GCGAGTTGTTTGGTTGAGTGACACGGACAGGGCTAAAGGTTACGCTGTGGATATCGTGTCGGTGTCTCTTCATGCGGTATCGAGAGACCCAGAGACTTACCCTTCTCCTTGTATTTATGCTCAG ATTGAGAGTGGAGCGGAGGATGATGAAATGGATGATTCAGATTCCGATGGTAACAATAATTTAGATTTATCGAAGATTACCGAGATGAGACTCGTGCCTTCGGATCCTAACCAAG TGGATACACTGTTCGCAATATTTTGTGAATGTGCTGAGCTTAATCCTGACCCCATTGAAG ATGACGACGGCAAAGGACACAACTGGAATTTCGGTGATGATCAGTTGGAAAATGAGGGTTCAG ACGATGAGGATTCTGAATTCACTGTCTCCCAAAATTCAATGCACACAATCGGAGCTAATGGAAATAACGACTTATCCCATTCTGTCGTTCAG CTTCAGATAGATGATCAGCGGTTTGAGGATGCAGAGGAGTCGGAACGAAGTGATAAAAATGGCCATCATTGA
- the LOC142539515 gene encoding chloride conductance regulatory protein ICln-like isoform X3 has product MAAGLRFVTERTGGDAGQPFFDEDNGEELMHMQPGVSIVLGNRPPEFPGTLYISTKRVVWLSDTDRAKGYAVDIVSVSLHAVSRDPETYPSPCIYAQIESGAEDDEMDDSDSDGNNNLDLSKITEMRLVPSDPNQDDDGKGHNWNFGDDQLENEGSDDEDSEFTVSQNSMHTIGANGNNDLSHSVVQLQIDDQRFEDAEESERSDKNGHH; this is encoded by the exons ATGGCTGCCGGGCTCCGTTTTGTGACTGAAAGAACCGGCGGAGACGCCGGTCAACCATTTTTTGACGAAGACAATGGTGAGGAACTGATGCACATGCAGCCGGGAGTCTCTATCGTTCTCGGCAACCGACCTCCTGAATTCCCCGGCACTCTCTACATCTCCACTAA GCGAGTTGTTTGGTTGAGTGACACGGACAGGGCTAAAGGTTACGCTGTGGATATCGTGTCGGTGTCTCTTCATGCGGTATCGAGAGACCCAGAGACTTACCCTTCTCCTTGTATTTATGCTCAG ATTGAGAGTGGAGCGGAGGATGATGAAATGGATGATTCAGATTCCGATGGTAACAATAATTTAGATTTATCGAAGATTACCGAGATGAGACTCGTGCCTTCGGATCCTAACCAAG ATGACGACGGCAAAGGACACAACTGGAATTTCGGTGATGATCAGTTGGAAAATGAGGGTTCAG ACGATGAGGATTCTGAATTCACTGTCTCCCAAAATTCAATGCACACAATCGGAGCTAATGGAAATAACGACTTATCCCATTCTGTCGTTCAG CTTCAGATAGATGATCAGCGGTTTGAGGATGCAGAGGAGTCGGAACGAAGTGATAAAAATGGCCATCATTGA
- the LOC142539515 gene encoding chloride conductance regulatory protein ICln-like isoform X2 produces MAAGLRFVTERTGGDAGQPFFDEDNGEELMHMQPGVSIVLGNRPPEFPGTLYISTKRVVWLSDTDRAKGYAVDIVSVSLHAVSRDPETYPSPCIYAQIESGAEDDEMDDSDSDGNNNLDLSKITEMRLVPSDPNQVDTLFAIFCECAELNPDPIEDDDGKGHNWNFGDDQLENEGSDDEDSEFTVSQNSMHTIGANGNNDLSHSVVQMCVLREPLPVWHIDV; encoded by the exons ATGGCTGCCGGGCTCCGTTTTGTGACTGAAAGAACCGGCGGAGACGCCGGTCAACCATTTTTTGACGAAGACAATGGTGAGGAACTGATGCACATGCAGCCGGGAGTCTCTATCGTTCTCGGCAACCGACCTCCTGAATTCCCCGGCACTCTCTACATCTCCACTAA GCGAGTTGTTTGGTTGAGTGACACGGACAGGGCTAAAGGTTACGCTGTGGATATCGTGTCGGTGTCTCTTCATGCGGTATCGAGAGACCCAGAGACTTACCCTTCTCCTTGTATTTATGCTCAG ATTGAGAGTGGAGCGGAGGATGATGAAATGGATGATTCAGATTCCGATGGTAACAATAATTTAGATTTATCGAAGATTACCGAGATGAGACTCGTGCCTTCGGATCCTAACCAAG TGGATACACTGTTCGCAATATTTTGTGAATGTGCTGAGCTTAATCCTGACCCCATTGAAG ATGACGACGGCAAAGGACACAACTGGAATTTCGGTGATGATCAGTTGGAAAATGAGGGTTCAG ACGATGAGGATTCTGAATTCACTGTCTCCCAAAATTCAATGCACACAATCGGAGCTAATGGAAATAACGACTTATCCCATTCTGTCGTTCAG ATGTGTGTTCTTCGAGAACCGTTGCCTGTGTGGCACATTGATGTATAA
- the LOC142539532 gene encoding small ribosomal subunit protein uS15 yields MGRMHSRGKGISASALPYKRTPPSWLKISSQDVEDNICKFAKKGMTPSQIGVILRDSNGIAQVKSVTGSKILRILKAHGLAPEIPEDLYHLIKKAVAIRKHLERNRKDKDSKFRLILVESRIHRLARYYKKTKKLPPVWKYESTTASTLVA; encoded by the exons ATGGGTCGTATGCACAGCCGCGG CAAGGGTATCTCCGCGTCAGCTCTTCCATATAAGAGAACTCCTCCAAGCTGGCTCAAAATCTCCTCTCAAGAC GTTGAAGATAACATCTGTAAGTTTGCAAAGAAAGGAATGACGCCTTCTCAGATCGGTGTGATTCTTCGTGATTCTAATGGTATTGCTCAGGTGAAGAGCGTCACTGGTAGCAAGATCCTTCGTATTCTCAAGGCCCACG GTCTTGCTCCGGAGATTCCAGAGGATCTGTACCACTTGATAAAGAAGGCAGTGGCGATCAGGAAGCATTTGGAGAGGAACAGGAAAGATAAGGACTCCAAATTCAGGTTGATTTTGGTGGAGAGCAGGATTCATCGCCTTGCTCGATACTACAAGAAGACCAAGAAGCTACCGCCCGTCTGGAAATA CGAGTCAACCACAGCGAGCACACTTGTCGCATAA
- the LOC142504290 gene encoding uncharacterized protein LOC142504290, translating into MSSDNLNSMAASGEDVAAMAVSKRYEGLLTVRTKAVKGKGAWYWAHLEPILIKNPETNSPNAVKLKCTLCDAAFSSSNPSRTASEHLKSGTCPNFNLMLKPISQLPPLASPSSQQNHRKRGSQHQQGVLQDVYPISMVDSSGSGLKTGFACMPDSCPKQPVFSCRKEDLGPLALLEDSVKRLRSPKASPCPALSNEQVETSFDILADWFYELSGSISFSSLEHPKFKDFLNQLGLPSVSRREFLFARLDSKFEVARRESEARIRDAPFFQLASHGWKSTKSRDNGENCLVNFMVNLPNGTRVFHKTVCSNGSTVPPQYAEEILWETVRGICGNNTNKCAGIVSDKYKAKALANLELQNHWMVNVSCLLQGFFSLIKDLHRELPLFRNVTESCLKVANLVNSMPQVRSSLHKFRLQRYEFPWFIRVPSSRYDIGKNFSLFIFMLKDILSCSRILHLVVLEDSFRVVYLEDFTAREVADIIRDVGFWHDVEAARALVKLIVGMSEEIESERPLLGQCLPLWEELREKVMYWCTKHNFPKEPVEKILERRFKRTYHPAWSAAFILDPLYLARNSSGKYLPCFKFLTPEQEKDVDELITRLVPREEIHIALMELMKWRAEGLDPLYAQAVQVKQPDRATGKMKIANPSSSRLVWETCLKEFESLSKVAVRLLFLHATSSGIKGDFSFERLFCEREEARLGLQRAQKFVFVAANSRLERRDFPGSEERILSFSAVGRRK; encoded by the coding sequence ATGTCTAGTGATAATTTGAACTCGATGGCAGCGTCGGGGGAAGATGTGGCGGCGATGGCGGTGAGCAAGAGATATGAAGGATTGTTGACTGTCCGTACAAAGGCGGTCAAAGGGAAAGGGGCTTGGTATTGGGCTCATCTCGAGCCTATCTTGATCAAGAATCCCGAGACCAACTCGCCCAATGCGGTGAAATTGAAATGCACTCTTTGTGATGCTGCGTTTTCTTCGTCGAACCCATCGAGGACTGCCTCGGAGCATTTGAAAAGTGGAACCTGTCCCAATTTTAACTTGATGTTGAAGCCCATTTCGCAGTTACCGCCTTTGGCTTCGCCTTCTTCGCAGCAGAATCATCGAAAGAGAGGCTCGCAGCATCAGCAAGGTGTTTTACAGGATGTGTATCCTATTAGTATGGTCGATTCATCTGGGTCGGGGCTTAAAACGGGATTTGCTTGTATGCCAGATTCGTGCCCGAAGCAGCCAGTTTTTTCCTGTAGGAAGGAAGATTTGGGACCATTGGCATTGTTGGAAGATAGTGTGAAAAGGCTCAGAAGCCCGAAAGCATCGCCATGTCCGGCATTGAGCAACGAGCAAGTCGAGACGTCGTTCGATATTTTAGCAGATTGGTTCTATGAGTTATCGGGGTCGATTTCGTTTTCGAGCCTCGAACATCCCAAGTTTAAGGATTTTCTTAACCAATTGGGATTGCCTTCTGTGTCACGAAGGGAATTCTTATTTGCGAGACTCGATTCAAAGTTTGAGGTTGCGAGAAGGGAGTCGGAAGCTAGAATCAGGGATGCACCATTCTTTCAGCTTGCATCTCATGGATGGAAGAGTACTAAATCTCGTGACAATGGTGAAAATTGTTTGGTTAACTTTATGGTGAATCTTCCTAACGGAACTCGAGTGTTTCACAAGACCGTGTGTTCGAATGGTAGCACCGTGCCTCCACAATACGCTGAGGAAATTTTGTGGGAAACGGTACGAGGAATCTGTGgtaataatacaaataaatgtGCGGGGATCGTTTCAGATAAGTATAAAGCAAAAGCATTGGCAAATTTAGAACTCCAGAATCATTGGATGGTGAATGTATCTTGTCTCCTCCAGGGATTCTTCAGTTTGATCAAGGACTTGCATAGAGAACTTCCATTATTTAGGAATGTAACCGAATCTTGTTTGAAAGTTGCGAATTTGGTTAATTCCATGCCGCAGGTTAGAAGTAGTTTGCACAAGTTTAGGCTTCAACGGTATGAGTTTCCTTGGTTCATTAGAGTTCCTTCTTCTAGATATGACATTGGAAAGAACTTTAGTCTTTTCATTTTTATGTTGAAAGATATATTGAGCTGTTCACGAATTCTACATCTAGTGGTGTTGGAAGATTCATTTAGAGTTGTATATTTAGAGGATTTTACGGCTAGGGAAgttgctgatattattcgggacgTTGGGTTCTGGCACGATGTGGAGGCAGCTCGTGCACTAGTGAAGTTGATCGTGGGAATGAGCGAAGAAATCGAGTCCGAGAGGCCATTACTTGGGCAATGTCTCCCTCTTTGGGAGGAACTAAGGGAAAAAGTGATGTACTGGTGCACCAAACATAACTTTCCCAAAGAACCTGTGGAGAAGATACTCGAAAGGCGATTCAAGAGAACATATCACCCTGCATGGTCTGCTGCATTCATTCTCGATCCATTATACTTGGCGAGGAATTCAAGCGGAAAGTACCTTCCCTGTTTCAAGTTCTTGACACCAGAACAAGAAAAGGATGTGGACGAGCTTATAACACGACTCGTTCCAAGGGAGGAAATTCATATTGCATTAATGGAACTTATGAAATGGAGGGCAGAAGGGCTAGATCCCCTATACGCTCAGGCGGTCCAGGTGAAGCAGCCAGATCGTGCAACCGGGAAGATGAAGATTGCTAATCCTTCAAGTAGTAGACTTGTTTGGGAAACTTGCTTAAAAGAGTTCGAATCTTTAAGTAAAGTCGCTGTGAGGCTTCTTTTTCTTCACGCAACGTCGTCTGGGATTAAAGGCGATTTTTCATTTGAAAGATTGTTTTGTGAGAGAGAGGAAGCAAGATTAGGCTTGCAGAGGGCTCAGAAGTTTGTTTTTGTTGCCGCTAATTCAAGACTCGAGAGACGGGATTTTCCCGGCTCAGAAGAAAGGATACTGAGCTTTTCGGCGGTGGGGAGGAGGAAATGA